The Paramisgurnus dabryanus chromosome 6, PD_genome_1.1, whole genome shotgun sequence genome has a window encoding:
- the cavin4a gene encoding caveolae-associated protein 4a, whose translation MEKKGDVILGVEDESGQPVSALSILSLLERVSTIIDGVQASQQRMEERQQQLESSVSAVQSELIKLTRDHTATATTVDKLLQKARRVSTHVKEVRSRVEKQNVRVKKVETTQDELLTRNKFRVVIYQGETEVPSVAVTKVPKGPGLANLEVEPDEYDVPADISSDEEYMVVDEAESSRGARLKQSGLKGLENFKAAFSKENMNKTRDKTRDNLNKTKESLSKTGQTLGTKINHFGEKIVPPEQREKMRQSGERLKDNIAKKAPNKESFRIKLKKERTVAEGQEGAEAELAVTPPKGRKSSPDVTYTEVVTESKREGPISEEGATRIHED comes from the exons ATGGAAAAGAAAGGTGATGTCATACTTGGGGTCGAGGACGAATCCGGGCAACCTGTCTCGGCCCTGTCCATTCTCTCTCTGCTGGAACGCGTGTCTACGATCATCGATGGCGTCCAGGCCAGTCAGCAGCGTATGGAGGAACGGCAGCAGCAGCTCGAAAGCTCCGTCAGCGCCGTCCAATCAGAGCTGATCAAGCTGACTCGCGACCACACTGCCACAGCGACCACCGTTGACAAACTGCTCCAGAAAGCCCGTCGCGTGAGCACACACGTTAAAGAAGTGCGTTCACGTGTGGAGAAGCAGAACGTGCGTGTGAAGAAGGTGGAAACTACACAGGATGAGCTGCTCACGCGTAACAAGTTCAGAGTTGTTATTTACCAG GGAGAAACTGAAGTTCCCTCTGTTGCCGTCACCAAGGTCCCAAAAGGGCCAGGGTTAGCTAACCTGGAGGTGGAACCAGACGAATATGACGTCCCCGCTGACATATCATCCGATGAAGAGTACATGGTGGTAGATGAGGCGGAGTCATCCCGAGGGGCACGTCTAAAGCAGAGCGGATTAAAGGGTCTCGAGAACTTCAAAGCAGCGTTCTCCAAAGAGAACATGAACAAGACACGTGACAAGACCCGAGACAACCTCAACAAAACCAAGGAGAGCCTGAGTAAAACAGGCCAAACGCTTGGAACCAAAATCAACCACTTTGGTGAGAAGATTGTGCCTCCTGAGCAGCGTGAGAAGATGCGGCAGAGCGGAGAGCGGCTGAAGGATAACATCGCAAAGAAAGCACCCAATAAAGAATCGTTCCGCATCAAACTGAAGAAGGAACGTACTGTCGCTGAGGGCCAAGAGGGTGCGGAGGCGGAGCTTGCAGTGACTCCACCCAAAGGGAGGAAGTCAAGCCCAGACGTGACCTATACAGAGGTGGTTACTGAGAGTAAGAGGGAGGGTCCAATATCAGAGGAAGGAGCCACTCGTATCCATGAGGATTGA